A segment of the Nitrospina gracilis 3/211 genome:
CGATAGCCAGAATCGTAATGAATATGACCATTTCCACCAGGCCAAACAACTTCAGCTCATCGAGCGCGACGGCCCAAGGGTACATGAAGACCACTTCGATATCGAAAATAATGAACAACATGGCAATGGTGGCGAAACGGACCGGGAACCGGCCCTTGGCCTCTTCGGAGGGGAGCATACCGCACTCATAGGCAATCTGCTTTTCAGTGTTGGCCTTGCGCGGGCCCAGAACCATGGAAAGAAAAA
Coding sequences within it:
- a CDS encoding NADH-quinone oxidoreductase subunit A, whose protein sequence is MTEYIFVSVFAVVALVIVLGILFLSMVLGPRKANTEKQIAYECGMLPSEEAKGRFPVRFATIAMLFIIFDIEVVFMYPWAVALDELKLFGLVEMVIFITILAIAYVYIWGRGGLEWD